The following are encoded in a window of Platichthys flesus chromosome 19, fPlaFle2.1, whole genome shotgun sequence genomic DNA:
- the LOC133974873 gene encoding nipped-B-like protein isoform X2, with protein MNGDMPHVPITTLAGIASLTDLLNQLPLPSPLPATTAKSLLYNGRISEEVSSLLVCRDENLVTQLAHSLTQVSTEHIELKDNLGNDEPEGDMPILLQTLLSRNPKVFGDKSVMQQPMMQQYKIAQNQMHGSPGSNYQQAAVPQSPPGCFASPQSGSGSRFVTQQNSPIPSPYTPQSPADYMQYNPPSYSQHHQTQQVTGGVRNSHDNKVSGLSSSSSNHNARLVTDEEYMNMAHRLGNEDNDPSVRAAAYRVKSPLSVCSSAGSEEMAKRSRPDLLLTSANRKKKQRERSKEETEQMDKNSLYDIVGSPEKDSAKLTLKLSRVKSPDVDESREFPPRAHMDSDHAIDLMNNNQLSRDAQDFSHKFGAAEQVNCQPPPVRPNTKEIAVVSSGPPYDDAEMDAIAEIERIESETANERERWSKEVQDKDKPLKKRKQDSYPQESGAEAVDGPVVQGGNTVSKVTPKKTNPASNCATRPALMVSIDLQQAGRVIGQPVVVLEANPLCDDHLKHLNSKADGRVDKVVENKPVINKKHSDNPKERIQKKSASDGQPEKQEASLVVKQKQEHQREPKHKHDGKTESGNGRSDERRTDTPRQKHDKHSESRNKEEKNHNSHRSHVNQAETPKNISKMERNSKHGEDKAKDKEKDKEKEKDKDKDKDKDKDGTKEREKDREKDRAKHRERDKDRDKCKDRNSDRDRDREKDRERKHKTQSTENSNRPSPERNVKSDSPRVKQDGSRKSADFNGRQKTDTSGLQSPQNKKEERGGDGSARGQTGNKQQPLETKPSEFPSFLLGGKTGSLKNFVIPKLKRDGKEKEPLPPNKLKEVWSEPVIRLERMSLVENLNKGAKPVVVVQKLSVDEVKKIIKESRNAHGSKSRNSSSFDKSGKEKSLSEKTNKRRHSVVSKRLKYAELDSSDEDKDDDEDDDSEIKSAKKRHKKDHDKTSKQEERKGSGEHRQSGGAQKVRRGSGNRPRDRSPAESDEDSPPPILSDVAKKLKKKEKHKNKKAYDPKMTLEEVMDSSTFKRFAASMDSILENLDDVDLTAEDDDEIPQELLLGKQQLNQLGNDSAKIKAMGIFNKFSSSKLMKILNVLEKNIQDSVKLSTLLGHDNDSMDEERLWRDLIMERVIKSADACLTALNIMTSPHMPKVVFMEDVIERVLQFTKFHLQSSLYPQYDPAYRGDPHGGGMNTPKSKRGKGSSHKQKVVVVLYSKVCEIVSSVSELLELQLQTDTTILQVSNLGITPFFVENVNELQLCAITLVTAVFSRYEKHRQLILEEIFTSLARLPTNKRSLRNFRLNNGDSDGETVCIQMVSALVLQLIQCVVHLPSVREAEDEPHKKVDKDVLITNTFETAMRTAQNFLSVFLKKCGNKQGEEDYRPLFENFVHDLLSTVNKPEWPASELLLSLLGRLLVHQFSNKQTEMALRVASLDYLGTVASRLRKDAIASNMDQKVIDRILRESPGCDEIQQLQKDLLDYLDESSDKDSSLLFARKFYIAQWFRDATSEAEKAMKSQNEDENWKGHSHSKDVDSTEEIMQKADARKKFLRKVMKTSQSHSSALRMNAIDYNDSCVIVRYLASMRPFAQSFDIYLSQILRVLGESAIAVRTKAMKCLSEVVAVDPSILARLDMQRGVHCRLMDNSTSVREAAVELLGRFVLSRPQLIEQYYDMLIERILDTGISVRKRVIKILRDICLEQPDFHKITEMCVKMIRRVNDEEGIKKLVNETFQKLWFTPTPGHDKEAMTRKILNITDVVLACKDTGYDWFEQLLQNLLKSEKDASYKPARKACVQLVDNLVEHILKYEESLADCEDKGVNSGRLVACITTLYLFSKIKAELMVKHAMTMQPYLTTKCNTQNDFMVICNVAKILELVIPLMEQPSETFLNTLEEDLMKLIMKYGMTVVQHSVSCLGAVVNKVTHNYKFVWACFNRYYGALAKLKTQHQEDPSSSTLVANKPTLLRSLFTVGALCRHFDYDQEDFKGASKIIIKDKVLELLLYFTTHEEEEVQIKAIIGLGFQFIMHPELMFVQDVKVLYNTILSDETTVVSRKIQVLKNLQTYLQEEDSRMQEADRGWKSQAKEEDLKEMGDISSGMSSSIMQIYLKQVLDSFFHSQSTVRHFALSVITLTLNQGLVHPVQCVPYLIAMGTDPEPTMKNKADQQLVDIDKKYTGFIHMKAVAGLKMSYQVQQAINGQKKALIRGVRPDEPDTALCSHLYTLVRGNRQYRRAFLISLLNLFDDSSKTEPNMLLFIADNFACFPYQTQEEPLFIMHHIDITLSVSGSNLLQSFKESLRKEPIQREKKMKKKKKKKKKKKKKQHRRMENSSDEDEDEKQSSSSSSSSSSSSSEEEEEVVHKSKKSAGSDSDMEDEEAVMDRLPENSSPLLDFANASQGILLLLVLKQHLKNLYGFSDSKIQKYSPTESAKVYEKAVNRKSKVHFNPRQTLEYLKSDLAITDLSHETKRNIVKQYLDFKVLMEHLDRDEEEEGEASANARNKVITSLLKGPKLQNHNHNNHTAPVDTEEEESDDEDQPGRKPRKGKDGVEDSGHTNEGVEAMDVIAICRPKYKDRPQIARVIQKTKAGYSIHWMTGTYSGPWAVAKKRDGRKKVPWVDTIKESDIIYKKISLTSGHKLSNKVAQTLRALYAAKEGN; from the exons ATGAATGGTGATATGCCTCATGTCCCCATCACTACTCTCGCTGGAATTGCTAGCCTGACAGACT TGTTGAACCAGCTGCCCTTGCCTTCTCCTCTCCCGGCCACCACTGCTAAGAGTCTGCTCTACAATGGAAGGATCTCTGAAGAGGTCAGCAGCCTCCTGGTGTGCCGGGACGAAAATCTGGTGACTCAGCTGGCACATAGCCTCACCCAGGTCTCCACTGAACACAT AGAGTTGAAGGACAACTTGGGGAATGATGAACCCGAGGGTGACATGCCAATACTTCTACAAACGTTGCTTTCCAGGAACCCCAAAGTCTTTGGGGACAAAA GTGTGATGCAGCAGCCGATGATGCAACAGTACAAGATAGCCCAGAATCAAATGCATGGGAGTCCAGGATCGAATTATCAGCAGGCCGCTGTTCCTCAAAGCCCCCCTGG ATGTTTTGCGTCCCCGCAGTCTGGGTCAGGTTCTCGGTTTGTTACCCAGCAGAACAGCCCCATACCCAGTCCCTATACCCCCCAAAGTCCTGCAGACTACATGCAGTACAATCCACCCAGTTATTCCCAGCACCATCAGACTCAGCAAG TTACTGGTGGTGTAAGAAATAGCCATGACAACAAGGTTTCTGGTCTCTCGAGTAGTTCTTCTAATCACAACGCAAGACTGGTCACCGATGAAGAATACATGAACATGGCTCACAGACTGGGAAATGAG GACAACGACCCCTCTGTGAGGGCTGCTGCATATCGAGTCAAATCACCgctgtctgtgtgttcctctgctgGAAGTGAAGAAATGGCAAAAA GATCCAGGCCCGACCTGCTCCTCACCTCTGCCAACCGCaaaaagaagcagagagagagaagtaaagAGGAAACTGAGCAGATGGATAAAAATAGCTTGTACGACATTGTTGGTTCCCCAGAAAAAGACTCTGCCAAGCTGACGTTAAAGCTGTCCCGAGTGAAGAGTCCAGATGTCGATGAATCCAGAGAGTTTCCTCCGCGGGCACATATGGACTCAGACCATGCTATTGATTTGATGAATAATAATCAGTTGTCAAGGGACGCTCAGGACTTTTCACACAAGTTTGGTGCTGCGGAGCAGGTGAACTGTCAGCCGCCTCCTGTTCGGCCAAACACCAAGGAGATTGCAGTCGTCAGCAGCGGCCCCCCGTATGATGATGCAGAGATGGATGCAATTGCAGAAATTGAGAGAATAGAAAGTGAGACAGCCAATGAGAGAGAACGATGGTCTAAAGAAGTCCAGGATAAAG ACAAGCCACTGAAGAAACGAAAGCAAGACTCATATCCTCAGGAATCTGGAGCAGAGGCAGTTGACGGACCTGTTGTACAAGGGGGGAACACTGTCAGCAAGGTGACACCCAAGAAGACAAATCCTGCAAGTAACTGTGCCACTCGGCCGGCTTTGATGGTCAGTATTGACCTGCAGCAAGCTGGCAGAGTGATCGGACAACCTGTCGTGGTGTTGGAAGCAAATCCGTTGTGTGATGACCATCTGAAACACCTAAATTCAAAGGCTGATGGGAGGGTAGACAAAGTTGTTGAGAACAAACCTGTGATCAACAAAAAGCATTCTGACAATCCCAAAGAAAGAATTCAAAAAAAGTCGGCCTCAGATGGGCAACCAGAGAAGCAGGAAGCATCTCTGGTTGTTAAACAGAAGCAGGAACACCAGCGGGaacccaaacacaaacatgatggCAAGACGGAGAGTGGTAACGGACGCTCCGATGAAAGACGGACAGACACACCACGGCAAAAACATGACAAGCATTCAGAGTCGcgcaacaaagaggaaaagaaccACAACAGTCACAGATCCCATGTAAACCAAGCAGAGACTCCAAAAAACATTAGTAAGATGGAGCGTAACTCCAAACATGGAGAGGACAAAGCCAAGGATAAAGAAAaggataaagaaaaggaaaaggataaagacaaagacaaagacaaagacaaagatggaactaaagaaagagaaaaagatagAGAGAAGGACAGggccaaacacagagaaagggaTAAAGATAGAGATAAATGTAAAGATAGAAATAGCGATAGAGatagggacagagagaaagacagggaaAGGAAACACAAGACACAGTCAACAgaaaacagcaacagacccTCTCCTGAACGTAATGTGAAATCCGACAGCCCGAGAGTGAAGCAAGACGGTAGCAGAAAGTCCGCTGACTTTAATGGTCGTCAGAAGACAGACACCTCCGGCCTTCAGAGcccccaaaataaaaaagaagaaagaggcgGGGACGGCAGCGCCAGAGGCCAAActggaaacaaacagcagccgTTGGAGACAAAACCGAGCGAGTTCCCCTCATTCCTGCTCGGTGGCAAGACGGGGAGTCTGAAGAACTTCGTCATTCCAAAATTGAAACGAGAcgggaaagaaaaagagccaCTACCTCCAAACAAATTGAAAGAGGTCTGGAGCGAACCCGTCATCCGACTGGAGAGAATGTCTTTGGTAGAGAACCTAAACAAAGGAGCTAAGCCCGTTGTTGTGGTTCAGAAACTCAGTGTTGACGAGGTGAAAAAGATCATCAAGGAAAGCAGGAACGCACACGGCTCCAAATCCAGGAACTCGTCCTCCTTCGATAAATCAGGGAAAG AGAAGTCACTTAGTGAGAAGACAAACAAGCGAAGGCACAGTGTCGTCAGCAAGAGATTAAAGTACGCCGAGTTGGACTCCAGTGATGAAgacaaagatgatgatgaagacgatgacTCTGAAATTAAGT CTGCAAAGAAACGGCACAAGAAAGACCATGACAAGACCTCGaagcaggaagagaggaaaggctCTGGAGAGCACCGTCAAAGCGGAGGTGCTCAAAAAGTTCGCCGGGGTTCCGGTAACCGTCCTCGCGATAGGAGCCCGGCTGAATCGGATGAAGATTCTCCACCACCAATCCTAAGTGATG TTGCCaaaaaattgaagaaaaaagagaaacataaaaacaagaagGCGTACGATCCCAAGATGACACTGGAGG AAGTCATGGACTCCTCCACATTTAAGAGATTCGCAGCCAGTATGGATAGCATCCTCGAGAACCTTGATGACGTGGATCTTACTGCTGAAG atgatgatgaaataCCTCAGGAGCTCTTGCTTGGAAAGCAGCAGTTGAACCAGCTCGGAAACGATTCTGCTAAGATTAAAGCTATGGGCATTTTTAACAAG TTCTCTTCGAGCAAACTGATGAAAATACTAAATGTCCTGGAGAAGAACATCCAGGACAGTGTCAAACTTTCCACGCTATTGGGTCAT GATAATGATTCCATGGACGAGGAGCGGTTGTGGCGCGACCTCATCATGGAGCGGGTGATCAAGTCTGCCGATGCCTGTCTGACTGCGCTCAACATCATGACGTCTCCACACATGCCCAAGGTTGTGTTCATGGAGGATGTGATCGAGAGGGTGTTGCAGTTCACCAAGTtccatctgcagagctctctgtacCCTCAGTACGACCCGGCCTACAGGGGGGATCCCCACGGAG GTGGGATGAACACACCAAAGTCCAAGCGAGGAAAAGGCTCCAGCCATAAACAGAAGGTGGTGGTCGTGCTCTACAGCAAAGTGTGTGAAATCGTCAGCAGCGTCTCAGAGCTCCTGGAGTTACAGCTGCAAACTGATACCACGATTCTCCAG GTGTCCAATCTGGGTATTACTCCGTTTTTCGTGGAGAACGTCAACGAGCTGCAGTTATGCGCCATCACGCTGGTGACAGCA GTCTTCTCTCGCTACGAGAAACACAGGCAGCTCATTCTTGAAGAGATCTTCACCTCCCTTGCCAGACTGCCTACTAATAAACGCAGCCTCAGGAACTTCAG GCTGAACAACGGGGATTCGGATGGAGAGACCGTGTGCATCCAGATGGTCTCAGCTCTGGTTCTTCAGCTTATCCAGTGTGTGGTTCACCTTCCCTCTGTgagagaagcagaggatgaaCCTCACAAAAAG GtggataaagatgttcttaTCACAAACACGTTTGAAACTGCCATGAGGACAGCGCAGAACTTCCTCTCAGTGTTTCTCAAGAA gtgtGGCAAtaagcagggagaggaggactaCAGGCCCCTGTTTGAGAACTTTGTTCACGACCTCCTGTCCACGGTCAACAAGCCTGAGTGGCCTGCATCTGAACTGCTGCTCAGTTTACTGGGCCGGCTGTTG GTGCATCAGTTCAGTAACAAGCAGACAGAAATGGCTCTCAGGGTGGCGTCTCTGGACTACCTCGGCACTGTAGCTTCCCGACTGCGTAAAGATGCTATAGCCAGCAACATGGACCAAAAGGTTATTGACCGCATTCTCAGAGAG TCGCCAGGATGTGATGAGATCCAGCAACTTCAGAAGGATTTATTAGATTACCTAGACGAGAGCAGTGACAAAGATTCATCTCTATTG TTTGCCAGGAAATTTTATATTGCCCAGTGGTTCAGGGATGCAACAAGCGAGGCAGAGAAAGCAATGAAGTCTCAAAATGAGGACGAGAACTGGAAAGGTCACAGTCATTCCAAGGATGTCGACTCGACTGAGGAGATTATGCAGAAAGCCGATGCACGAAAAAAATTCCTACGCAAGGTCATGAAGACTTCACAATCACATTCCAGTGCTCTGAG GATGAACGCAATAGACTACAATGATTCGTGTGTAATCGTCAGATATCTGGCCTCTATGAGGCCTTTTGCCCAGAgctttgacatttatttatcacAG ATTCTGAGAGTTTTGGGTGAGAGTGCTATAGCAGTCAGAACTAAAGCCATGAAGTGTCTGTCTGAAGTAGTGGCTGTGGATCCAAGTATTCTGGCACGG ttGGATATGCAGCGTGGGGTTCATTGTCGCCTCATGGACAACTCAACCAGTGTGCGAGAGGCAGCTGTGGAACTCCTGGGCCGTTTTGTGCTAAGTCGGCCTCAGCTCATTGAGCAGTACTACGACATGCTCATTGAGAGGATATTG GACACCGGTATCAGTGTAAGGAAGAGGGTCATTAAGATCCTGAGGGATATCTGCCTGGAGCAACCAGACTTCCACAAGATTACGGAGATGTGTGTGAAGATGATCCGAAGAGTCAATGACGAGGAGGGGATCAAG AAATTGGTGAATGAGACCTTCCAGAAACTCTGGTTCACGCCCACACCCGGCCACGACAAGGAGGCCATGACCAGAAAGATCTTGAACATCACAGATGTG GTATTGGCATGTAAAGACACAGGCTACGATTGGTTTGAGCAACTTCTGCAGAAC CTGCTGAAGTCGGAGAAGGACGCCTCGTACAAACCTGCCAGGAAGGCCTGTGTTCAGCTGGTGGACAATCTCGTGGAACACATACTGAAATATGAGGAGTCCCTTGCAG actgTGAGGACAAAGGGGTCAACTCAGGTCGTCTTGTAGCATGCATCACCACTCTCTACCTGTTCAGCAAAATCAAAGCAGAGTTAATGGTCAAACATGCTATGACTATGCAGCCCTACCTGACCACAAAGTGCAAT ACTCAGAATGACTTCATGGTGATCTGCAACGTGGCCAAGATCTTGGAGCTGGTCATACCACTGATGGAACAACCGAGTGAGACTTTCCTCAATACCCTCGAAGAAGACCTGATGAAGCTCATCATGAAATACGGCATGACG GTTGTACAACACAGTGTGAGCTGTCTCGGTGCGGTTGTGAACAAGGTCACACACAACTACAAGTTTGTTTGGGCTTGTTTTAATCGTTACTACG GAGCTCTGGCAAAACTGAAGACCCAGCACCAGGAGGACCCCAGCAGCTCCACTCTGGTAGCGAACAAACCGACTCTCCTGCGGTCTCTGTTCACAGTGGGGGCTCTCTGCCGACACTTTGATTATGACCAGGAGGATTTCAAGGGTGCCAGCAAG ATTATCATCAAGGACAAAGTGTTGGAGCTTCTGCTGTACTTCACCAcgcatgaagaggaggaagtccaGATCAAGGCCATCATTGGTCTAG GCTTCCAGTTCATAATGCACCCAGAGCTGATGTTTGTGCAGGATGTGAAGGTTCTTTACAACACTATCCTCTCAGATGAGACCACTGTGGTTAGTCGGAAGATCCAGGTTTTAAAAAACCTGCAGACttacctgcaggaggaggactCCCGCATGCAGGAGGCCGATCGCGGAT GGAAGAGTCAAGCCAAGGAGGAGGACCTGAAGGAAATGGGGGACATCTCATCGGGCATGAGCAGCTCCATAATGCAGATTTACCTGAAGCAGGTGCTGGACTCCTTCTTCCACTCACAGTCCACTGTTCGACACTTTGCCCTGAGCGTCATCACACTGACTCTAAACCAGGGCCTCGTCCATCCGGTGCAG tgTGTGCCCTACTTGATTGCCATGGGAACCGACCCAGAGCCAACCATGAAGAACAAGGCCGATCAACAGCTGGTGGATATTGACAAGAAATATACAGGGTTCATCCAT ATGAAGGCCGTCGCAGGATTGAAGATGTCTTACCAGGTGCAACAGGCCATAAATGGACAAAAGAAAGCCCTGATCCGAGGTGTTCGTCCTGATGAGCCAGACACTGCCCTCTGCTCACATCTCTACACCTTGGTCCGTGGGAACAGGCAATATCGCCGGGCTTTCCTCATTTCCCTGCTCAACCTGTTTGATGACAGCTCT AAAACAGAGCCGAACATGCTGCTTTTCATAGCAGACAACTTTGCCTGCTTCCCCTACCAGACCCAGGAGGAGCCTCTTTTCATCATGCACCACATAGATAtcactctttctgtctctggtAGCAACCTTCTTCAGTCTTTCAAGGAG TCGTTACGGAAAGAGCCCATACAGCgggaaaagaagatgaaaaagaagaagaaaaagaagaagaagaagaagaagaagcagcaccGGAGGATGGAAAATAgctctgatgaagatgaggatgaaaagcagagcagcagcagctccagcagcagtaGCTCTAgcagcagcgaggaggaggaagaggtggtcCATAAGAGTAAGAAATCAGCGGGTTCTGACTCTGAcatggaggacgaggaggcagTGATGGACCGTCTACCTGAGAACTCCAGCCCTCTGCTGGACTTCGCCAACGCTTCCCAGGgtattctgctgctgctggtgctcaAACAACATCTGAAGAATCTGTATGGCTTCTCAGACAG caaAATCCAGAAGTATTCTCCGACTGAGTCTGCGAAAGTGTACGAAAAGGCAGTGAACAGGAAATCCAAAGTCCACTTCAACCCTCGCCAGACACTAGAGTACCTGAAGAGTGATCTTGCCATCACAGATCTCAGTCATGAGACCAAGAGGAACATTGTGAAACAGTATTTGGAT TTCAAGGTACTCATGGAGCACTTGGATcgtgacgaagaggaggagggggaggccaGTGCAAACGCCAGAAACAAAGTCATTACTTCACTGTTGAAGGGCCCGAAACTCCAGAACCACAATCACAATAATCACACTGCCCCGGTggacacagaagaagaggagagtgaCGATGAAGATCAGCCTGGA AGGAAACCAAGGAAAGGCAAGGATGGCGTCGAGGATTCGGGTCACACGAATGAGGGGGTGGAGGCCATGGACGTCATCGCCATCTGCCGTCCCAAATACAAAGACCGACCACAGATTGCCAGGGTCATCCAGAAGACCAAAGCTGGCTACAGTATACATTGGATGACTGGGACTTACTCTGGGCCATGGGCTGTGGCCAAGAAACGGGACGGTCGCAAAAAGGTGCCTTGGGTCGACACTATCAAGGAGTCGGATATTATTTATAAGAAAATCTCTTTAACAAGTGGACACAAGCTCTCAAACAAAGTGGCACAGACGTTACGTGCGCTGTACGCTGCCAAGGAGGGCAACTGA